A single region of the Phycisphaerae bacterium RAS1 genome encodes:
- a CDS encoding hypothetical protein (Activator of Hsp90 ATPase homolog 1-like protein): MNPIDKPEITDKTARSQTESISFEFDLPHSPTKVWRALTDPALLAEWLLPVIDLKLEPGAAFTFKAPPQPGWDGTVNCRLREIEAQRKLSYTWVVGDDMEISTVVTFTLTPTAAPDGKSGTRLSLVQSGFKPDQKQAFGGARYGWKMMGGRLGDLLARIP, from the coding sequence ATGAACCCCATCGACAAACCTGAAATCACCGACAAGACCGCACGCTCGCAGACCGAGTCGATTTCGTTCGAGTTCGATTTGCCGCATTCGCCGACGAAGGTCTGGCGCGCCCTCACCGACCCCGCGCTGCTCGCGGAGTGGCTCCTGCCGGTCATCGATCTCAAGCTTGAACCGGGGGCGGCGTTCACGTTCAAGGCGCCGCCGCAGCCGGGCTGGGACGGCACCGTGAACTGCCGCCTGCGCGAAATCGAAGCGCAGCGGAAGCTCAGCTACACGTGGGTCGTCGGCGACGATATGGAGATAAGCACGGTGGTGACGTTCACGCTCACGCCGACGGCCGCGCCGGATGGAAAGTCCGGCACGCGCCTGTCCCTCGTGCAGTCGGGTTTCAAGCCGGACCAGAAGCAGGCCTTCGGCGGCGCCCGTTACGGCTGGAAGATGATGGGCGGCCGGCTCGGCGACCTGCTGGCGAGGATTCCGTAG
- the nfuA gene encoding Fe/S biogenesis protein NfuA has product MPTPAIDPALAHLEPHVRRVIDEFRPYILADGGDIEFLGIDARRMVRVRLKGACVGCPASFNTLQMGLERLMLAQVPSVRGVENSP; this is encoded by the coding sequence ATGCCGACGCCAGCGATCGACCCCGCGCTCGCCCACCTCGAACCGCACGTGCGGCGGGTGATCGACGAGTTCCGCCCCTACATCCTGGCCGACGGCGGCGACATCGAATTCCTCGGAATTGACGCGCGCCGCATGGTCCGCGTCCGCCTCAAAGGCGCCTGCGTCGGCTGCCCGGCGAGTTTCAATACGCTTCAGATGGGGCTGGAGCGGCTGATGCTGGCGCAGGTGCCATCGGTGCGGGGAGTGGAGAATTCGCCTTAG
- the sdpR_2 gene encoding Transcriptional repressor SdpR produces MIAAVAENRIFQALADPSRRRIFETLTRGEAAVKDLTARFDISQPAVSQHLAALKAAGLVKVRREGRCAYYRVEPRGMKPLIDWIAHYRAFWTKHVDRLEKLLEKLDE; encoded by the coding sequence ATGATCGCGGCCGTGGCCGAGAACAGGATTTTCCAGGCGCTGGCCGACCCCAGCCGGCGGCGAATCTTCGAGACGCTCACGCGCGGCGAAGCGGCGGTGAAGGACCTCACGGCTCGCTTCGACATCTCGCAGCCGGCAGTTTCCCAGCACCTGGCCGCTCTAAAAGCCGCCGGCCTGGTGAAAGTCCGGCGCGAAGGGCGCTGTGCCTACTACCGCGTGGAGCCGCGCGGGATGAAACCTCTGATCGACTGGATCGCGCATTACCGCGCCTTCTGGACAAAGCACGTTGATCGCCTTGAAAAACTGCTGGAGAAGCTGGACGAATGA
- the cocE gene encoding Cocaine esterase: MFNRCIRIAKLGPLFGVGVAVVLAAVAIDVRAQSAPSPAASQATSSSRPAEGLPVPLAGFSDEGTFYLYKNEDRIITSKFKWEPSGRFEAINTLSMAGQNAEFKFKFTPDADGRFVRIDIEQPQGAATVEREGSLGRISFKEQKATVTFKPDTILFENFTPVFMTQAVQRYDRKAGGKQTFPVFIVGRVVIDASLEYTDTIERSVGGRDLKLDRYTYYFPGVDIHIWSDAGAKIYLADVPAQRAAYVREGYESLRKAPADDPLLSQPTFEVIEMRGAEIPMRDGLKLSADLYLPKTDKKVPVILTRTPYKKEMSELEGRFYARRGYAMAIQDCRGRFGSPGEWEPFVNEKQDGFDTIEWLAAQSWCDGKVGMIGGSYLGWVQWWALSQNPPHLVTIIPNVAPPDPFYNFPYEYGVFFVWGGIWWADIVEQNATGDLSGATISKIMEKKFGKLLMELPVIEADKRVLGKESKWWRTWIEHNTADTYWARASFHDSLTSARIPVFHQSGWFDGDGIGSKLNYAAMRKHGHPNQKLILGPWGHQVEASRALGDWDFGPQAAIDLPREYLRWFDHWLKGVDNGVGATEPLVKIFVMNSNVWLEGDTYPLPQTKLEKWYITSGGAANTSEGDGKLTREPPAADCKPDTYTYNPGDPTPMPSYREETEEEEKIERSQEEKIKIAKEYHEKVTAGRRDILVYTTEPFEKPYTFAGPMSATLHASTSARDTDWFVRLVMLDKGDAVQLAEGKIRARYRDSMSEPLLLEPGKTYEYTIDLWQTGITIRKGARLRVEIASASFPFFSRNLNTGGHNEKESEYIAAEQTVYHDAARPTHVLLPMIEMPEGEGEGESSE; this comes from the coding sequence ATGTTCAATCGCTGCATACGAATCGCTAAACTCGGCCCACTTTTCGGCGTCGGCGTCGCTGTCGTTCTTGCCGCTGTGGCCATCGACGTGCGCGCCCAGAGCGCCCCCTCGCCGGCCGCCTCTCAGGCGACCTCCTCCAGCCGGCCGGCCGAGGGCCTGCCCGTCCCGCTGGCTGGTTTTTCCGACGAGGGCACGTTCTACCTCTACAAGAACGAAGACCGCATCATCACCAGCAAGTTCAAGTGGGAGCCAAGCGGGCGTTTCGAGGCGATCAACACGCTCTCCATGGCGGGGCAGAATGCCGAGTTCAAGTTCAAGTTCACACCGGACGCGGACGGCCGTTTCGTCCGCATCGACATCGAGCAGCCGCAGGGCGCCGCGACCGTCGAGCGCGAAGGGTCGCTGGGCCGCATCAGCTTCAAGGAGCAGAAGGCCACCGTCACCTTCAAGCCGGACACGATCCTGTTCGAGAATTTCACGCCGGTCTTCATGACGCAGGCCGTGCAGCGCTATGACCGCAAGGCCGGGGGAAAGCAGACGTTTCCAGTGTTTATCGTCGGGCGCGTGGTGATCGACGCCTCGCTCGAATACACGGACACGATCGAGCGCAGCGTCGGCGGGCGCGACCTCAAGCTCGACCGCTACACCTACTACTTCCCCGGCGTGGACATCCACATCTGGTCCGACGCGGGCGCGAAAATCTACCTGGCGGACGTCCCCGCTCAGCGGGCCGCGTACGTCCGCGAGGGCTACGAGTCGCTGCGCAAAGCCCCGGCGGATGATCCCCTGCTCTCGCAGCCGACGTTTGAAGTCATTGAGATGCGCGGCGCCGAAATCCCGATGCGCGACGGGTTGAAGCTCTCGGCCGATTTGTATTTGCCGAAGACGGATAAGAAAGTCCCGGTGATTCTGACACGCACGCCGTACAAGAAGGAAATGAGCGAATTGGAAGGCCGTTTCTACGCCCGCCGCGGCTACGCGATGGCGATTCAGGACTGCCGCGGCCGTTTCGGCTCGCCCGGCGAGTGGGAGCCGTTCGTCAACGAGAAGCAGGACGGTTTCGACACGATCGAGTGGCTCGCAGCGCAGAGCTGGTGCGACGGCAAGGTGGGCATGATCGGCGGGTCGTACCTCGGCTGGGTGCAGTGGTGGGCGCTGTCGCAGAATCCGCCGCACCTGGTGACGATCATCCCGAACGTCGCGCCGCCCGATCCGTTCTACAACTTCCCGTATGAATACGGCGTGTTCTTCGTCTGGGGCGGCATCTGGTGGGCGGACATCGTCGAGCAGAACGCGACCGGCGATCTTTCCGGGGCGACGATCAGCAAGATCATGGAGAAGAAATTCGGCAAGCTGCTGATGGAGCTGCCGGTGATCGAGGCGGACAAGCGCGTGCTCGGCAAGGAAAGCAAATGGTGGCGGACGTGGATCGAGCACAACACCGCCGACACGTACTGGGCGCGGGCCAGCTTCCACGACTCGCTGACGAGCGCACGCATCCCCGTGTTTCACCAGTCCGGCTGGTTTGACGGCGACGGCATCGGCTCGAAACTGAACTATGCCGCCATGCGGAAACACGGGCATCCGAACCAAAAGCTGATCCTCGGCCCGTGGGGGCACCAGGTGGAAGCGTCGCGGGCGCTGGGTGATTGGGACTTCGGTCCGCAGGCGGCGATCGACCTGCCGCGCGAATATCTGCGCTGGTTCGACCACTGGCTCAAGGGCGTGGACAACGGCGTCGGCGCGACCGAACCGCTGGTGAAGATTTTCGTGATGAACTCCAATGTCTGGCTGGAGGGCGACACCTACCCCCTGCCGCAGACGAAGTTGGAGAAGTGGTACATCACGAGCGGCGGCGCGGCGAACACAAGCGAAGGCGACGGCAAACTGACGCGCGAGCCGCCGGCGGCCGACTGCAAGCCGGACACGTACACCTACAACCCCGGCGATCCGACGCCGATGCCCAGCTATCGCGAGGAGACGGAGGAAGAGGAGAAAATCGAGCGGTCGCAGGAAGAGAAAATAAAGATCGCCAAGGAGTACCACGAGAAGGTGACCGCCGGGCGGCGCGACATCCTGGTGTACACGACCGAGCCGTTCGAGAAGCCGTACACGTTCGCGGGGCCGATGTCGGCGACATTGCATGCATCGACCTCGGCCCGGGACACGGACTGGTTTGTGCGGCTGGTGATGCTCGACAAGGGCGACGCGGTGCAACTGGCCGAAGGCAAGATTCGCGCCCGCTACCGCGATTCAATGAGCGAGCCGCTGCTCCTGGAGCCGGGCAAGACGTACGAGTACACGATTGACCTGTGGCAGACGGGGATCACGATCCGCAAGGGAGCGCGGTTGCGGGTCGAAATTGCGTCGGCGTCGTTCCCGTTCTTCTCGCGGAACCTGAATACGGGCGGACACAATGAGAAGGAGTCGGAGTACATCGCCGCGGAGCAGACGGTGTATCACGACGCCGCCAGGCCGACGCATGTTCTGCTTCCGATGATCGAGATGCCGGAGGGCGAGGGGGAGGGGGAGAGTTCAGAGTAG
- the ohrB gene encoding Organic hydroperoxide resistance protein OhrB yields the protein MASAPEKLLFTGKTHNTSGRDGVARSADGFFDLKVPQPHPAAENLFGAAWSACFMGAIGVAAGQQKVKLPGAPSVDAEIDLVQAGGTNYFLRARLNVSIPGVDRATAEALVHAAHEICPYSKATRGNIDVAITVK from the coding sequence ATGGCCAGCGCTCCCGAAAAGCTCCTCTTTACGGGCAAAACCCACAACACCTCCGGTCGCGACGGCGTCGCCCGCAGCGCCGACGGTTTTTTCGATCTCAAGGTGCCGCAGCCGCATCCAGCCGCCGAGAACCTGTTCGGCGCCGCCTGGTCGGCCTGCTTCATGGGGGCGATCGGCGTCGCCGCCGGGCAGCAGAAGGTGAAACTGCCGGGCGCGCCGTCGGTCGATGCCGAGATCGACCTGGTCCAGGCCGGCGGAACCAACTACTTCCTGCGCGCCCGGCTGAACGTCAGCATCCCCGGCGTCGATCGTGCGACGGCCGAGGCGCTGGTCCACGCGGCGCATGAGATTTGCCCCTACTCCAAGGCGACCCGCGGCAACATCGACGTCGCGATCACGGTGAAGTGA
- a CDS encoding DNA alkylation repair enzyme, translating to MNLKETMAKLESLGDEGRREWNVKSGAPKAKTFGVQTGDIRALAKKIKANHELALELWKTGNIDAQLLAILLMKPRTITTAEIDKMVRAATFVWVADWFNAYIVKEQPVADKEMLRIKWMEDKDAWAARAGWNLTASRIARSAKEAQPAPKGAKAAKRATAVKSSPSRDREGAEGDALDLPALLDRIESEMAAAPPEAQWTMNAVLANIGIHDATLRKRAIAIGEKLGIYRDYPCSKGCTSPFAPIWITAMVKRQG from the coding sequence ATGAACCTCAAGGAAACGATGGCGAAGCTCGAATCCCTTGGCGATGAGGGGCGACGGGAGTGGAATGTCAAGAGCGGCGCGCCGAAGGCCAAGACGTTCGGCGTTCAGACGGGCGACATCCGCGCGCTGGCCAAGAAGATCAAGGCCAATCACGAGCTGGCGCTGGAACTCTGGAAGACCGGCAACATCGATGCGCAACTGCTGGCGATCCTGCTGATGAAGCCCAGGACGATCACAACCGCGGAGATCGATAAGATGGTGCGCGCGGCCACGTTCGTGTGGGTCGCCGACTGGTTCAACGCGTACATCGTCAAGGAGCAGCCCGTCGCCGACAAGGAGATGCTTCGCATCAAGTGGATGGAGGATAAGGACGCCTGGGCGGCCCGCGCGGGGTGGAACCTGACGGCCAGCCGGATCGCCCGATCGGCGAAGGAAGCCCAGCCGGCGCCGAAGGGAGCCAAGGCGGCGAAGCGTGCGACGGCGGTGAAGAGTTCACCGAGCCGCGACCGTGAGGGAGCGGAAGGAGATGCGCTTGATCTGCCGGCGCTGCTGGATCGCATCGAGTCGGAGATGGCTGCTGCGCCGCCGGAGGCGCAATGGACGATGAACGCCGTGCTGGCGAACATCGGCATCCACGACGCCACGCTTCGCAAGCGGGCCATCGCCATCGGCGAGAAGCTGGGAATCTACCGCGACTATCCGTGTTCGAAGGGCTGCACGTCGCCGTTCGCGCCGATCTGGATCACCGCGATGGTGAAGCGGCAGGGGTGA